One window from the genome of Halostella litorea encodes:
- a CDS encoding TMEM165/GDT1 family protein: protein MTGWVEVLTIAFTAQLLALPGEKGQFVIAGLATKYRPAVVVAGAACAFGGWTVLEIALGQALQGALPEFYLDAATAVLFVLFAGMLLYSLPEKDAPAVTDGGLLSEVEVAGDGRMAGFVPSFSVMAFGEFGDKTQLITIGLATQYAAGSAIWAGEMLAIVPVSLANAYFFHRFADALAEYDVKRYLYLASAAIFLLFAADIAASYAFGTSFLPL, encoded by the coding sequence ATGACCGGCTGGGTCGAGGTCCTGACGATCGCCTTCACCGCGCAGTTGCTCGCCCTGCCCGGCGAGAAGGGCCAGTTCGTGATCGCCGGGCTCGCGACGAAGTACCGGCCGGCGGTCGTCGTCGCGGGCGCGGCCTGCGCGTTCGGCGGCTGGACGGTCCTGGAGATCGCCCTCGGGCAGGCGCTCCAGGGCGCGCTCCCGGAGTTCTATCTGGACGCCGCGACCGCCGTCCTGTTCGTGCTGTTCGCCGGGATGCTGTTGTACTCGCTGCCCGAGAAGGACGCCCCGGCGGTCACGGACGGCGGCCTGCTCTCCGAGGTCGAGGTCGCCGGCGACGGCCGGATGGCGGGCTTCGTCCCCTCGTTTTCGGTGATGGCGTTTGGCGAGTTCGGCGACAAGACCCAGCTCATCACCATCGGGCTGGCAACCCAGTACGCGGCCGGGTCGGCGATCTGGGCCGGCGAGATGCTCGCCATCGTCCCGGTGAGCCTGGCGAACGCGTACTTCTTCCACCGCTTTGCCGACGCGCTGGCGGAGTACGACGTCAAGCGGTACCTCTACCTGGCTTCGGCGGCCATCTTCCTGCTGTTCGCCGCCGACATCGCGGCGTCGTACGCGTTCGGGACCTCCTTCCTCCCGCTGTGA
- a CDS encoding LysE family translocator, producing MSNVLTSAVAGVAFGLALAAPPGPMNAIIAEESVLRGWVAGFKAGLGAMTADAIFFVLALFGAVAVVDRLPTLRAVMVGVGGVLMLYFAYDAFADATEGFVDEGEVADDRGFRKAFVLALTNPYQVIFWLTLGVGLLEPGTLDVFEPMPYLGSALAGTFVVETGSPTLLVGFFGGILLWIVGFPATLVGAGRRIDAFAPAVAYASAGVLAIFGVVFLSDAAGTLL from the coding sequence GTGTCGAACGTGCTGACTTCCGCCGTCGCCGGGGTCGCCTTCGGGCTGGCGCTGGCCGCGCCGCCCGGCCCGATGAACGCGATCATCGCCGAGGAGAGCGTCCTGCGGGGGTGGGTCGCGGGGTTCAAGGCGGGGCTGGGTGCGATGACCGCCGACGCCATCTTCTTCGTGCTCGCCCTGTTCGGCGCCGTCGCCGTCGTCGACCGGCTGCCGACGCTCCGGGCCGTCATGGTCGGGGTCGGCGGCGTGTTGATGCTGTACTTCGCCTACGACGCGTTCGCCGACGCGACGGAGGGGTTCGTCGACGAGGGTGAGGTGGCCGACGACCGCGGGTTCCGGAAGGCGTTCGTCCTCGCGCTGACGAACCCGTATCAGGTCATCTTCTGGCTGACGCTCGGGGTCGGCCTGCTCGAACCGGGGACGCTCGACGTGTTCGAGCCGATGCCGTATCTCGGGTCGGCGCTCGCGGGCACGTTCGTCGTCGAGACCGGGTCGCCGACGCTGCTGGTCGGCTTCTTCGGCGGCATCCTCCTCTGGATCGTCGGGTTCCCCGCGACGCTCGTCGGCGCGGGGCGGCGGATCGACGCGTTCGCGCCGGCGGTGGCCTACGCGAGCGCCGGCGTCCTCGCCATCTTCGGCGTCGTCTTCCTCTCGGACGCCGCCGGCACGCTGCTCTAA
- a CDS encoding threonine synthase: METTDAFLGLDCVDCGERHDAATASHRCPDCGGILDPAYDYDAVDLDRETLAERPFETMWRYQELLPFPADAAVSMGEGATQLVECPDLADELGVGRVLIKDEGRNPTGTFKDRGQTVAVTAAVQHGADEVALASAGNAGQAASAYAARADLDSHVFLPSRAGFTNKAMVNVHGGEMTVVGGRIGDAGAAYEDALDEHDDWYPLQTFVTPYRHEGKKTMLYEIVEQEDWDVPDAVVYPTGGGVGLVGMHKAATELRDLGLTDELPSMYAAQASGCAPIVEAFEAGRERHEPVETPDTICGGIEIPDPGASPLILEALRESDGGAVATDDDEILASAITVAQNEGVEMGATCAAAASGAMALADRGEFGPDDTVVLLNTGAGNKDDDILRSHLMGQGV, encoded by the coding sequence ATGGAGACGACGGACGCGTTTCTCGGACTCGACTGCGTGGACTGCGGCGAGCGACACGACGCGGCGACGGCGTCCCACCGCTGTCCGGACTGCGGGGGGATCCTCGACCCGGCGTACGACTACGACGCGGTCGATCTGGACCGCGAGACGCTCGCGGAGCGGCCGTTCGAGACGATGTGGCGCTATCAGGAACTGCTGCCGTTTCCGGCCGACGCGGCGGTGTCGATGGGCGAGGGCGCGACGCAACTCGTGGAGTGTCCCGACCTCGCCGACGAACTGGGCGTCGGCCGCGTGCTGATCAAAGACGAGGGGCGGAACCCGACGGGGACGTTCAAGGACCGCGGACAGACCGTCGCCGTCACCGCCGCCGTCCAGCACGGGGCCGACGAGGTGGCTCTGGCCTCCGCCGGCAACGCGGGGCAGGCCGCCTCGGCCTACGCGGCGCGGGCCGACCTCGACTCGCACGTCTTCCTGCCCTCGCGGGCGGGCTTCACGAACAAGGCGATGGTGAACGTCCACGGCGGCGAGATGACGGTCGTCGGCGGCCGCATCGGCGACGCCGGGGCGGCCTACGAGGACGCGCTGGACGAGCACGACGACTGGTACCCCCTCCAGACGTTCGTCACGCCGTACCGCCACGAGGGGAAGAAGACGATGCTGTACGAGATAGTCGAGCAGGAGGACTGGGACGTGCCCGACGCCGTCGTCTACCCGACTGGGGGCGGCGTCGGCCTCGTCGGCATGCACAAGGCCGCGACGGAACTGCGCGACCTCGGCCTGACCGACGAACTGCCGTCGATGTACGCCGCGCAGGCCTCCGGGTGTGCGCCCATCGTCGAGGCGTTCGAGGCGGGCCGGGAGCGCCACGAGCCGGTGGAGACGCCCGACACCATCTGCGGCGGGATCGAGATACCCGACCCCGGCGCGAGCCCGCTGATCTTGGAGGCGCTCCGCGAGAGCGACGGCGGTGCGGTCGCCACGGACGACGACGAGATACTGGCGAGCGCGATCACCGTCGCCCAGAACGAGGGGGTCGAGATGGGCGCGACCTGCGCGGCGGCGGCGAGCGGCGCGATGGCGCTTGCCGACCGCGGCGAGTTCGGCCCCGACGACACCGTCGTCCTGCTGAACACCGGCGCGGGCAACAAGGACGACGACATCCTCCGGAGCCACCTGATGGGCCAGGGGGTGTAG
- a CDS encoding metal-dependent transcriptional regulator: MLSDVMEDYLKAIYYLERDEGAPVGTSRIAEYLDVTSPTVTSMLDSLGERGLVEREKYKGVELTAEGETVAVEVVRHHRLLEAYLTEHLDYDWSEVHEEADALEHHISEEFERRVAEALGDPEVDPHGDPIPGADLTPPDEGGGTRLDQHGTGDRVRVERVSDRDAEELAYLQDAGVVPGTVVEVTDVAPFGMVTVAVAGDEQSLPESVARSIRVAPAEERDELVVEEA, encoded by the coding sequence ATGTTGAGCGACGTGATGGAGGACTATCTGAAGGCGATCTACTACCTCGAGCGCGACGAGGGTGCGCCGGTGGGCACCTCGCGGATCGCGGAGTACCTCGACGTGACCTCGCCGACGGTGACGAGCATGCTCGACAGCCTCGGCGAACGGGGCCTCGTCGAGCGCGAGAAGTACAAGGGCGTCGAACTGACCGCGGAGGGCGAGACGGTCGCCGTCGAGGTGGTGCGCCACCACCGGCTGCTGGAGGCGTATCTCACCGAACACCTCGACTACGACTGGAGCGAGGTCCACGAGGAGGCCGACGCGCTCGAACACCACATCAGCGAGGAGTTCGAGCGCCGCGTCGCTGAGGCGCTCGGCGACCCCGAGGTCGACCCGCACGGCGACCCCATCCCGGGGGCCGACCTGACGCCGCCGGACGAGGGCGGCGGGACGCGCCTCGACCAGCACGGGACCGGCGACCGCGTCCGCGTCGAGCGCGTCAGCGACCGCGACGCCGAGGAACTGGCCTACCTGCAGGACGCCGGGGTGGTGCCGGGCACCGTCGTTGAGGTGACGGACGTCGCGCCGTTCGGGATGGTGACCGTCGCCGTCGCCGGCGACGAGCAGAGCCTGCCCGAGTCGGTCGCGCGGTCGATCCGCGTCGCGCCGGCCGAGGAGCGCGACGAACTCGTCGTCGAGGAAGCATGA
- a CDS encoding DUF7344 domain-containing protein has protein sequence MRIARAERWEEANDDSQDGTTDGQEHEVAVAESAARDAVSDPDRRYLLEYLLLNRYMVSRADVAAEVAARRGDGIREAVDDRRRKRVEVRLRHNHLPKLADAGLLEYDPTSTMVALSPDAEDAVRAAL, from the coding sequence ATGAGAATCGCACGCGCGGAACGGTGGGAGGAAGCGAACGACGACTCGCAGGATGGAACAACCGACGGCCAGGAGCACGAGGTTGCCGTCGCCGAGTCGGCGGCTCGGGACGCCGTGTCGGACCCCGACCGGCGGTATCTGCTGGAGTACCTGCTGCTGAACCGCTACATGGTGTCGCGGGCCGACGTGGCCGCGGAGGTCGCCGCCCGAAGGGGCGACGGGATCCGGGAGGCGGTCGACGACCGGCGTCGAAAGCGCGTCGAGGTCCGGCTCCGGCACAACCACCTGCCGAAGCTCGCCGACGCCGGGCTGCTGGAGTACGATCCGACGAGCACCATGGTGGCGCTTTCCCCCGACGCCGAGGACGCGGTCAGGGCGGCGCTGTAG
- a CDS encoding aryl-sulfate sulfotransferase, whose product MDFDRDSLPPRRWLLRGGLAALICVLLAPAAYAAVNPQTVGLGSGTVEEPADNVTYVTSQGFHFDGYGNAKKPARLAAADENGDLRWSFDGDAVGARWFYDVDPMENGDLFVTATNAGGTIAMEFDPEKQEPVRTEEFDLKDTHNINRLDEDRMLIANMRQYEDGVSNDRLYIRNVTAGETEWEWTFHEHYANDTAGGFGEDWTHVNDAEFIGDGERYVLASPRNFDQAIVIDRETDEIVMRLGEDGDHDTLYAQHNPDYMEREDGTPVMVVADSENDRVVEYERDCGDADPRLGAGTPPSKCEWNLVWSVDGFNWPRDADRLPNGNTLVADTLNHRVVEITPQGEVVWEFHAPWAPYDAERGERASNGPTMADAGTGGNATVYGGDVSGPANRYTVADAIADGGSAVGLGNAEELASRWAHFEPWIRPVWMGSWTLVSALAGLLVALVWGGAELIVNRQRVAAGVRNGVDGVGRRLRGD is encoded by the coding sequence ATGGACTTCGACCGCGACTCCCTGCCACCCCGCCGCTGGCTCCTCCGCGGCGGGCTCGCAGCGCTGATCTGCGTGCTCCTCGCCCCCGCGGCCTACGCCGCCGTCAACCCGCAGACGGTGGGGCTCGGGTCCGGAACCGTGGAGGAACCGGCCGACAACGTGACCTACGTCACGAGCCAGGGCTTCCACTTCGACGGCTACGGGAACGCGAAGAAACCGGCCCGGCTCGCCGCGGCCGACGAGAACGGCGACCTCCGCTGGTCGTTCGACGGCGACGCCGTCGGCGCGCGCTGGTTCTACGACGTCGACCCGATGGAAAACGGCGACCTGTTCGTCACCGCGACCAACGCTGGGGGAACGATCGCCATGGAGTTCGACCCCGAGAAGCAGGAGCCGGTCCGAACCGAGGAGTTCGACCTGAAGGACACGCACAACATCAACCGGCTCGACGAGGACCGAATGCTGATCGCCAACATGCGCCAGTACGAGGACGGCGTCAGCAACGACCGCCTCTACATCCGGAACGTCACCGCCGGCGAGACCGAGTGGGAGTGGACCTTCCACGAACACTACGCCAACGACACGGCCGGCGGGTTCGGCGAGGACTGGACGCACGTCAACGACGCCGAGTTCATCGGCGACGGCGAGCGCTACGTGCTCGCCTCGCCGCGGAACTTCGACCAGGCGATCGTCATCGACCGGGAGACCGACGAGATAGTCATGCGGCTCGGCGAGGACGGCGACCACGACACGCTGTACGCCCAGCACAACCCGGACTACATGGAGCGCGAGGACGGGACGCCGGTGATGGTCGTCGCGGACAGTGAGAACGACCGCGTCGTCGAGTACGAGCGCGACTGCGGCGACGCCGACCCGCGGCTCGGCGCCGGGACGCCGCCCTCGAAGTGCGAGTGGAACCTCGTCTGGTCCGTCGACGGGTTCAACTGGCCACGGGACGCCGACCGCCTGCCCAACGGCAACACGCTCGTCGCGGACACCCTCAACCACCGCGTCGTCGAGATCACGCCGCAGGGCGAGGTCGTCTGGGAGTTCCATGCGCCCTGGGCACCGTACGACGCCGAGCGCGGTGAGCGGGCCTCGAACGGCCCGACGATGGCCGACGCGGGGACCGGCGGCAACGCGACCGTCTACGGCGGCGACGTCTCCGGGCCGGCCAACCGCTACACCGTCGCGGACGCCATCGCCGACGGCGGCAGCGCCGTCGGCCTCGGCAACGCGGAGGAACTGGCGTCGCGGTGGGCGCACTTCGAGCCCTGGATCCGCCCGGTGTGGATGGGGTCGTGGACGCTGGTCTCGGCGCTGGCCGGGCTGCTCGTCGCGCTTGTCTGGGGCGGCGCGGAACTGATAGTCAACCGGCAGCGCGTCGCCGCCGGCGTGCGGAACGGCGTCGACGGCGTCGGCCGGCGGCTCCGCGGCGACTGA
- a CDS encoding alanyl-tRNA editing protein, which translates to MTEAIYLDDSDRRSFEATVERVAGDRAVLDRTLFYPEGGGQPADAGTLTADGETWRVTDVQKRDTIYHALDGDPPPAGTTVRGELDWERREAHMRYHTAQHLLSALLLDEYDAETTGNQLYADRARIDCGYDRFTETDLADVTARMNELIERSMPVEWYELDRETAEETLDPDRTRIHLLPDSITEVRIVEVGDYDRTACAGTHVSNTDAIGEFTATGRETKGPEEERLSFELSD; encoded by the coding sequence GTGACCGAAGCGATCTATCTGGACGACTCCGACCGGCGGTCGTTCGAGGCAACCGTCGAACGGGTGGCCGGCGACCGCGCCGTTCTCGACCGGACACTGTTCTACCCGGAGGGCGGCGGCCAGCCCGCCGACGCCGGGACGCTCACGGCTGACGGGGAGACGTGGCGGGTGACCGACGTGCAAAAGCGCGACACGATCTACCACGCGCTCGACGGCGACCCGCCGCCGGCGGGGACGACGGTGCGGGGCGAACTCGACTGGGAGCGCCGCGAGGCACACATGCGCTATCACACCGCCCAGCACCTCCTCTCGGCGCTCCTGCTCGACGAGTACGACGCCGAGACCACCGGAAACCAGCTTTATGCCGACCGGGCGCGCATCGACTGCGGCTACGACCGGTTCACGGAGACGGACCTGGCGGACGTCACGGCCCGGATGAACGAACTGATCGAGCGGTCGATGCCGGTCGAGTGGTACGAACTGGACCGCGAGACGGCGGAGGAGACGCTCGACCCCGACCGGACGCGGATCCACCTGCTCCCCGACAGCATCACCGAGGTCCGGATCGTCGAGGTCGGCGACTACGACCGCACCGCCTGCGCCGGCACGCACGTCTCGAACACCGACGCGATAGGCGAGTTCACCGCGACCGGGCGGGAGACGAAAGGCCCCGAGGAGGAGCGGCTCTCGTTCGAGCTGTCCGACTGA
- a CDS encoding NAD(P)/FAD-dependent oxidoreductase: MSKDATVAVVGGGLAGLVAARRLAEAGVDVQLFEREAEVGGRVRTTREDGFVFDRGFQVLFTAYPAAERELDLDALSLRRFTPGACIARPGERSILSDPFRDPGTFTDSLFNREVTTRDKLLTLKLRRELGNKPRREIFEGSDRSIRAYLRDYGFSEAFVENFAAPFYGGITLDRSLETSSRVFEYTFRALSSGAIAVPAEGMAAIPEQLAAAARDAGAAVETDATVDAVEPAGDRATVSVGGETVTADAAIVAADPPSARELTGVDPVPTDARACVTQYYAYPAAKRLDAGKRLILNAADADPNHVVDLTAVAPEYAPDDTTLLSATFLGERSESDAELADLTHEALASWYPEHSFADLERVRTERVPFAQFAQPPGFRESLPGVRAPDGPVYLAGDYTAWSSINGAMESGRRAAEAAVEDL; encoded by the coding sequence ATGTCGAAGGACGCGACCGTCGCCGTGGTCGGCGGCGGCCTGGCCGGACTGGTCGCCGCGCGCCGCCTCGCCGAGGCCGGCGTCGACGTACAGCTGTTCGAGCGCGAGGCCGAGGTCGGCGGCCGGGTCCGCACGACCCGCGAGGACGGGTTCGTCTTCGACCGCGGGTTCCAGGTGCTGTTTACGGCCTACCCCGCGGCGGAGCGCGAACTCGACCTCGACGCGCTCTCGCTTCGCCGGTTCACTCCCGGCGCGTGCATCGCCCGCCCGGGCGAGCGGTCGATCCTCTCGGACCCGTTCCGGGACCCCGGAACGTTCACCGACTCGCTGTTCAACCGCGAGGTGACGACGCGGGACAAGCTGCTGACGCTGAAGCTCCGGCGCGAACTGGGGAACAAACCCCGCCGCGAGATATTCGAGGGGTCGGACCGCTCGATCCGGGCGTACCTCCGCGACTACGGCTTCTCGGAGGCGTTCGTCGAGAACTTCGCCGCGCCGTTCTACGGCGGGATCACGCTGGACCGGTCGCTGGAGACGTCCAGCCGCGTGTTCGAGTACACCTTCCGCGCGCTCTCGTCGGGCGCCATCGCCGTCCCGGCCGAGGGGATGGCGGCGATCCCCGAACAGCTCGCAGCGGCGGCCCGGGACGCCGGCGCGGCCGTCGAGACGGACGCGACCGTCGACGCGGTCGAGCCCGCGGGCGACAGGGCGACCGTCTCCGTGGGCGGCGAGACGGTGACCGCCGACGCGGCAATCGTCGCCGCCGACCCGCCGTCCGCCCGTGAGCTGACCGGGGTCGACCCCGTCCCGACCGACGCGCGGGCCTGCGTCACGCAGTACTACGCCTATCCCGCGGCCAAGCGACTGGACGCCGGCAAGCGGCTCATCCTGAACGCCGCCGACGCGGACCCGAACCACGTCGTCGACCTGACGGCCGTCGCGCCGGAGTACGCGCCCGACGACACGACGCTGCTCTCGGCGACGTTCCTCGGCGAGCGCTCGGAGAGCGACGCCGAACTCGCCGACCTGACCCACGAGGCGCTGGCGTCGTGGTACCCCGAACACAGCTTCGCCGACCTCGAACGCGTCCGCACGGAGCGCGTCCCGTTCGCGCAGTTCGCCCAGCCGCCGGGGTTCCGCGAGTCGCTGCCCGGCGTTCGCGCGCCCGACGGCCCCGTCTACCTCGCCGGCGACTACACCGCGTGGTCGTCGATAAACGGGGCGATGGAGAGCGGCCGCCGCGCCGCCGAGGCGGCCGTCGAGGACCTATAG
- a CDS encoding HD domain-containing protein — protein MGVEIKESRVTDEEFEEMAAFVFEYLAASVENEDEGGRMRWYPWHSADYRHNHILNVVDLAEEIAKREGADVDVTRVAALFHDIAKLDAEQDVHAEEGARVAREYLETRGEYPPSFVDAVCSSVADHSYQGDLTDLPLETRCLIEADLLDKVGANGTALMLLRMGYEARTHMDAAEMVERVLERGRDAADRVQSDTAEGIAHRRLKRVKWFREWLSEEVAGMDEFDS, from the coding sequence GTGGGGGTTGAAATAAAGGAGTCCCGCGTCACCGACGAGGAGTTCGAGGAGATGGCGGCCTTCGTCTTCGAGTATCTCGCGGCCAGCGTCGAAAACGAGGACGAGGGCGGCCGCATGCGGTGGTACCCGTGGCACTCCGCGGACTACCGCCACAACCACATCCTCAACGTGGTCGACCTCGCCGAGGAGATCGCAAAACGCGAGGGGGCCGACGTCGACGTGACCCGGGTCGCCGCGCTGTTTCACGACATCGCCAAACTGGACGCCGAGCAGGACGTCCACGCCGAGGAGGGCGCTCGCGTCGCCCGCGAGTATCTGGAGACCCGCGGGGAGTACCCCCCGTCGTTCGTCGACGCCGTCTGTAGCTCCGTGGCCGACCACTCCTACCAGGGCGACCTGACCGACCTGCCGCTGGAGACCCGCTGTCTCATCGAGGCCGACCTGCTCGACAAGGTTGGGGCGAACGGCACGGCGCTGATGCTCCTGCGGATGGGCTACGAGGCCCGGACCCACATGGACGCCGCCGAGATGGTCGAACGCGTCCTAGAGCGCGGCCGCGACGCCGCCGACCGCGTGCAGTCCGACACCGCGGAGGGGATCGCCCACCGCCGGCTGAAGCGGGTCAAGTGGTTCCGGGAGTGGCTCTCCGAGGAGGTCGCCGGGATGGACGAGTTCGACAGTTAG